DNA sequence from the Parachlamydia acanthamoebae genome:
TTTGTAAAGGGGTTTCTTGTGCAGAAGGGCTTTGAACTAAGGCTTCTATGCTTACATTGTTAACCTTTCCCACAATTTCTTGTGTGCCGACTTTTGGTAAAGTTTGAGGCATAGTCGTTGCAGAAATGCATGCAATGAAAAGGAAGTACACCAATTTAGTTAAATTTTCTAAAAATTTTTGTCTGATTAGGACCATAAAAATCCCCTGATTAAGTCTTCTTTATGAGATTAAGCTGTTTAGATAATCGTTTTAAAGAAGTGGTTAATTTGCTTTTTTTCAATTTATTTTTAGGTTACAACATGGATTAAATTAACATTCAAGAGAAAATTTTATGGATGAACTTAAGCTAGATTTAATTTTATTTAATGGGAAAATCACAACACTCGATAAACAAAAACCTGAAGTGACTGCGATAGGGATTAGAGATGGATTGGTGGCAGCATTAGGGGCGGATGACGAAGTCAAAAAACTTGCCAGCGATCAGACTCAAGTGATCAATTTAAATAAAAAAAGAGTCATTCCAGGTTTGAATGACTCCCATTTGCATTTGATTCGTGGAGGACTGAGTTACAACATGGAATTAAGGTGGGACGGAGTGCCTTCGCTTGCTTTAGCTCTTGAGATGTTAAAAGAACAGGTATTGCGTACGCCACCCCCTCAATGGGTTCGTGTCATTGGAGGGTGGTCTGAATTTCAATTTGCCGAAAAAAGAATGCCAACGTTGCAAGAAATTAATGCAATCGCTCCCGAAACACCAGTCTTTATTCTTCACTTATATGGGAGCGCTTTGTTAAATGCGGCTGCTTTGCGAGCTGTTCAATATAACAAAGACACGCCGAATCCTATTGGAGGAAGTGTTGAAAGAGATAAGAATGGAAATCCGACAGGATTACTAATTGCCGAACCCAATGCGATGATTCTCTACTCGACTCTCGCTAAAGGCCCAAAACTGCCCTTGGTAGACCAAATCAATTCGACGCGTCATTTTATGCGCGAACTCAATCGTTTTGGATTAACAAGCTGTATTGATGCAGGTGGTGGATTTCAAAACTACCCCGATGATTACCAAGTTATTGAGGATTTGCACAAAAACGGTCAGCAAACGATTCGGATTGCCTATAATTTGTTTACACAAAAACCAGGTAGGGAATTGGAGGATTTTCAAAAGTGGTCAAAGATGGTGAAGCCTTATTCTGGAGATGGGATGTATCGTCAAAATGGTGCAGGGGAAATGCTGGTATTTTCTGCTGCTGATTTTGAAGACTTTTTATATCCAAGGCCAGATATGCCTTCTAATATGGAAGGTGACCTCAAGAAAGTTGTCCGCTTCCTAGTCGAAAACCGATGGCCATTTCGCTTGCATGCCACATATAACGAAACCATTAATCGAGCTCTAGGTGTTTTTGAAGAGGTTAATCGAGAGATTCCTTTTAATGATTTGTGTTGGTTTTTTGATCATGCTGAAACCGTGACCGATGAAAATTTGCAAAGAATTAAAGCCTTGAACGGGGGCATATCCATTCAGCATCGTATGGCATATCAAGGAGAGTACTTTATTCAGCGTTATGGAGAACAAGCTGCTAAACGAAGTCCACCCATTCGAAAAATGCTCGATTTGGATATTCCCATCGGAGCAGGGACTGATGCAACACGTGTTGCAAGCTATAATCCCTGGGTTTCTCTCTATTGGTTGGTTGCAGGTAAAACTGTTGGAGGAACCGTTCTTTATGGAGCGGAAAACAAGCTGGATCGTTTAGAGGCTTTACGTCTCTATACTTTAGGGAGCGCCAAACTATCGCGTGAAGAAGAGATGAAAGGATCTCTTTCGATTGGAAAATATGCGGACCTTGCGGTTTTATCCCATGATTATTTTAATGTGCCGGAAGAATCGATTAAAGAGATAACATCTCTTCTAACCATTCTGGGAGGCAAGGCTATTTATGGAGCAGACGAATTTGCAAGCTTGGATCAGAACAAAAATCTACCGGTCAGTCCAAGTTGGTCACCAGTCATCCATTATGGGGGATATTTTAATCCAGATAAACACGCAAACTGTGCCTGTCAGACCAAAAAAGATTGCTTAGATGGTATTTTAGGGAATACACATCCGAAACGACCACTAAATCCGTGGTCATATGGATGTGATTGTTTTGCCTATTGATGGATTTTTTAGTTGAGAAATCGATCTAAAATTTCAAGTAATTCTTCAGGTTTTTCGACGTAGGGAAAATGTCCGTATTCTTCGATGACCACAAATGTTGAGCGTTCGATACTTTTGTGCAAGTTTTCGGCTGTTGATACAGGAATAGGATCCTGGTCACCATGCACAATGAGTGTTTTACATAACAATTTCTTAAGTGCATGATGGATGTCGAAAGGATGGGAAACAACGTCCTCTACCTTTTGGGGAAGCACACAATAATTGCTAAAAATGATTTTGAAGAAATCCACACAGGTTTGGTGTCGCCGGCAATGAATTCTGCAGAATGTTCGATTTCGTTAAGCTTTTCCATGTGAGGATCCATTCGACGCGACTGTTCTTGAAAAAACAAAGCAAACTCATCAGGAGATGCGGGAACAGAGTTTAATAAGATAAGCTTATCAATTGCTTCAGGATGGGAAAGAGCATATTTCATTTCTAAAAATCCACCCTATGAGTGTCCTAAAATGGTTACTTTGTCAAAACCAAATTCTTTGCGGATAGCTTCTAAATCTTTCACAAAAACCTCAAGTTGAATGAGAGAGGGGCCAGCCCTCCTCCAGAAGACCACTTCCTCTTTGGTCATAGAAAATGACGAGATGGCTTGCCGCAAGCTTGCTCATACGAGGTAATAAATATTCTTGCGATAAGCCAGATCCACTATGCAGGACAAGAAAAGTTTCGCATGATGCATCTCAACAAAAGTTTGCTTCACATCAAGTAAAAAACAAAATGTTGAAAATAGAAGGGCGAGAAGAAACAATAGATTTCATAAATAAATGCAGAAAAAAGACTTGAGAGCAATGTAAAGAGGGAATATTTTATACATAAAATTTTCAAATGGACACGTATGAAATTTACCTTTCTACTTTTTATTCTGATTCCTTTTTTGCTATGCGAAAATGGAATCGAAGATGCTCAAACTTATCACCATCATTCTACATTGCAGTGGCGCATTGTGATGGAAACGATCGATTTAATTCCTTGGAATGAATGCGACAATGTTTTAGATGTTGGTTGCGGAGATGGAAAAAGGGATCATATGGGGTAGTACAGAGCTCACAGCCAATCTGTTTAGAGCGACTCAAGCTAAAGGTAAAATTCGTCGAGAAAATATCCAAGGGAAAAATAAAGCTAACCAAACTCACTACGTCAAACTATTGAAAAGTTAGGAGGTACTATGCCACAAGATTTACCTGTTGCTGAAAAAAGTATTAGGCAACTGGAAAAAAAATCAGTAAAAGGTTAATAGAAGCAACTAAGGATTAACTTAAAAAATTCTTTGTGAAATCTTACCTACAGCCTCAAAAATACAAAGGGCATTCTAAAAGAGAATGCCCGTAAGTTCTAGAGAAAAGAATCTGAGTGAGAGGATTCGAACCTCCGACCCCTTGCACCCCATGCAAGTGCGCTAGCCAAGCTGCGCTACACCCAGATAAAATGAATTAAAGGGCAACAAGGCCTTCAAATTGAAGGTCTGTATTCCTAAATTGTAGAACGGCAATACGCGCACATTCTTCAATAATCTTTTCGAGAGGA
Encoded proteins:
- a CDS encoding amidohydrolase → MDELKLDLILFNGKITTLDKQKPEVTAIGIRDGLVAALGADDEVKKLASDQTQVINLNKKRVIPGLNDSHLHLIRGGLSYNMELRWDGVPSLALALEMLKEQVLRTPPPQWVRVIGGWSEFQFAEKRMPTLQEINAIAPETPVFILHLYGSALLNAAALRAVQYNKDTPNPIGGSVERDKNGNPTGLLIAEPNAMILYSTLAKGPKLPLVDQINSTRHFMRELNRFGLTSCIDAGGGFQNYPDDYQVIEDLHKNGQQTIRIAYNLFTQKPGRELEDFQKWSKMVKPYSGDGMYRQNGAGEMLVFSAADFEDFLYPRPDMPSNMEGDLKKVVRFLVENRWPFRLHATYNETINRALGVFEEVNREIPFNDLCWFFDHAETVTDENLQRIKALNGGISIQHRMAYQGEYFIQRYGEQAAKRSPPIRKMLDLDIPIGAGTDATRVASYNPWVSLYWLVAGKTVGGTVLYGAENKLDRLEALRLYTLGSAKLSREEEMKGSLSIGKYADLAVLSHDYFNVPEESIKEITSLLTILGGKAIYGADEFASLDQNKNLPVSPSWSPVIHYGGYFNPDKHANCACQTKKDCLDGILGNTHPKRPLNPWSYGCDCFAY
- a CDS encoding alpha/beta fold hydrolase, whose product is MLPQKVEDVVSHPFDIHHALKKLLCKTLIVHGDQDPIPVSTAENLHKSIERSTFVVIEEYGHFPYVEKPEELLEILDRFLN